Proteins encoded together in one Triticum dicoccoides isolate Atlit2015 ecotype Zavitan chromosome 7B, WEW_v2.0, whole genome shotgun sequence window:
- the LOC119335227 gene encoding uncharacterized protein LOC119335227: MQAKKLTLLQTVAAAGVFSAVSFWYGFMFGRESARRELGGIIDDLRSGSTATSAAPSSDSHAHPKP; encoded by the exons ATGCAGGCCAAGAAGCTGACGCTGCTGCAGACGGTGGCTGCCGCCGGAGTCTTCTCAGCCGTCTCCTTCTG GTACGGCTTCATGTTTGGGAGGGAGTCTGCGCGGCGCGAGCTTGGTGGCATCATCGACGACCTTCGCAGCGGCTCCACAGCCACCTCTGCCGCGCCCTCCTCCGACTCACACGCTCACCCCAAACCATAG